TCCACGCTGACTTACTCCGCCCACTTCGAAGCGGACCACCATCCGGTGTTTGATTCGTTTGGATCGTCGACGATCTTTTGACGCCGTCATGTCGGCATCATCCCGTCATCACGGAGCGCTTTTGAAGGCGCAAAATCTTGTCTCGAAGCTCGGCAGCCTGTTCGAATTCCAAGTTCTGGGCGGCCTTAAACATCTCTTTACGGAGCTTTTCCACCATCGACGTGACATTTTCAAGGGGAATATATTCCTCGGATGGCTCGGCGGCTTTCGCGAAATCCACGTAGTCGGCCTCATACACGGCCGCCATCGGCGAATGTATTATCCGCTCGATCGTCGCCGGCGTAATGTTGTTCTCTTGGTTGTAGCGAGCCTGTATCTCGCGCCGTCGTTGCGTTTCGTGGATCGCTTTTTGCATCGATTGCGTGACCTGATCCCCGTACATGATCACCCGCCCACGGACGTTTCGAGACGCCCGGCCGAAGGTCTGGATTAACGAAGTGATGGACCGGAGAAAACCTTCTTTGTCGGCATCCAAAATAGCCACAAGAGAAACCTCCGGAAGATCGAGCCCCTCGCGCAATAAGTTGATGCCGACCAACACGTCGAATTTCCCGAGGCGCAGGTCGCGAAGAATCTCCACCCGCTCGAGCGTATCGACGTCGGAGTGGAGATATTCCACTTTCACGTTCAGTTCCCGATAATAGTCCGTCAGATCCTCCGCCATTCGCTTGGTGAGCGTCGTCACCAGAACCCGTTCATTTCGCTCGACCCGTTTGCGTATCTCACCCAACAAATCGTCCACTTGTTGCGTGGCCGGGCGGACTTCGAGTTCCGGATCCGTAAGTCCGGTCGGTCGGATAATTTGCTCAATCACCTCCCCTTTCGTGCTCTTCAGTTCATAGGGTCCGGGCGTCGCCGATACGAACACGGTCCTCTTGGGAAATGCCTCGAACTCTTCAAACGTCATCGGGCGATTGTCCAGGGCGGAGGGGAGGCGAAAACCGTATTCCACCAATGTGCTCTTGCGGCTGCGGTCCCCTCGAAACATTCCGCCGATCTGAGGGATGGTGACGTGGCTTTCGTCGATGACGCAAACGAAATCTTTGGGGAAATAATCCAGGAGCGTCGGCGGCCGCTCGCCGGCGGCAGCCCCGGTCAGATGCCGGGTGTAATTTTCAATTCCCGAACAAAAGCCCATTTCCTCCATCATTTCGATATCGAACAGCGTGCGCTGCTCCAGACGCTGGGCCTCGAGCAATTTGTTTAAGCTTCGAAGCTCCTGCAATCGCCCGCGCAACTCGTCTTGGATACTCTGAATGGCCCGCCGGAGCTTGTCTTTTGGGGTCACGTAGTGAGTTCCGGGATAGACCGCCGCACTCGGCAATTCGCGAATTGACTGGCCGGTCAGCGGATCGAATTCCCTTATTTTCTCGATTTCATCGCCGAAAAAGGAAATCCGGAGGGCCCGTTTCTCTTCGTGCGACGGAAAGATCTCCACGACATCGCCCCGTACACGGAACGTGCTCCGCGTGAATTCATAGTCGTTTCGCTGGTACTGAACGTCGACCAGGCTGCGAAGAAGGGCGTCCCGTTCCATCTCCTCGCCGACGTTCATCGAAACCAATTGTGCCTTGTACTCCTCGGGACTGCCCAAGTTGTAGATGCAGGATACGGACGCGACGACGATCGTGTCGGGCCGCGTGAGAACGGACCTCGTCGCCGAGTGGCGCATCTTGTCGATTTCATCGTTGATTCGGGCGTCTTTCTCAATATACGTGTCGGTCGTCGGAACGTAGGCTTCAGGCTGATAATAGTCGTAGTAGCTGACGAAATATTCGACGGCGTTCTCCGGGAAAAAATTCCGGAATTCGTTGTAGAGTTGCGCCGCCAGCGTTTTGTTCGGAGCGATGATCAGAGCGGGCTTCCCCGTCTGAGCGATCATGTTCGCCACGGTGAACGTCTTGCCGGAACCGGTCACTCCGAGAAGAACTTGATACGGTTTGTTCTCACCGAGACCGGCCACCAGCGAATCAATCGCTTCCGGCTGATCCCCTTTCGGCACGAAATCGGTGGTAAGCCGAAAAGGGCTGTTCCCGTTATTCAACTTCTTTGGCGTCACTTAGTGTCCGATATCCGCCAGGTCGTGCCTTCCGGACTGTCTTCCACAATCACGCGCAGCGCCTTAAGTTCATCTCGAATTCGGTCGGCGCGTTGAAAGTCCTTCGTCCGCCTGGCTTCGGCCCGCTGGGCGATGAGCGATTCGATCTGGGGACGATCAAAATCCGCCTTCCCGGGAATCGACTGGAAGTACGATTGCGGGTCGTCCTGCAGGAGTCCCAGGACGTTGGCCAGGCGAATCACCGTGGCCCGGAGAGCCATGGCTTCCGCCACGGTTTCCGCTTTCTGCTGGAGCCGATTGGCTTCCTTTACGGCGTCGAAAAGCACGGCAATCGCTTTCGCCGTATTGAAATCGTCATCCATTGCTTCCCGGAACGGCCGGGCATATTTCTCGGCGGAAGAACCTTCCCGAACGTCTTCGGGTATCGC
Above is a window of Bdellovibrionota bacterium DNA encoding:
- the uvrB gene encoding excinuclease ABC subunit UvrB — encoded protein: MTPKKLNNGNSPFRLTTDFVPKGDQPEAIDSLVAGLGENKPYQVLLGVTGSGKTFTVANMIAQTGKPALIIAPNKTLAAQLYNEFRNFFPENAVEYFVSYYDYYQPEAYVPTTDTYIEKDARINDEIDKMRHSATRSVLTRPDTIVVASVSCIYNLGSPEEYKAQLVSMNVGEEMERDALLRSLVDVQYQRNDYEFTRSTFRVRGDVVEIFPSHEEKRALRISFFGDEIEKIREFDPLTGQSIRELPSAAVYPGTHYVTPKDKLRRAIQSIQDELRGRLQELRSLNKLLEAQRLEQRTLFDIEMMEEMGFCSGIENYTRHLTGAAAGERPPTLLDYFPKDFVCVIDESHVTIPQIGGMFRGDRSRKSTLVEYGFRLPSALDNRPMTFEEFEAFPKRTVFVSATPGPYELKSTKGEVIEQIIRPTGLTDPELEVRPATQQVDDLLGEIRKRVERNERVLVTTLTKRMAEDLTDYYRELNVKVEYLHSDVDTLERVEILRDLRLGKFDVLVGINLLREGLDLPEVSLVAILDADKEGFLRSITSLIQTFGRASRNVRGRVIMYGDQVTQSMQKAIHETQRRREIQARYNQENNITPATIERIIHSPMAAVYEADYVDFAKAAEPSEEYIPLENVTSMVEKLRKEMFKAAQNLEFEQAAELRDKILRLQKRSVMTG